The DNA window ATTTATCATTTTAAAGTGATTACATCCAAAAAAACCTCTACTTGCTGATAATGGACTTGGATGGACACCTTCTATCACTATATGATTTGGATTAGTTATAAACTTTTTTTTTGCCTTTGCATTATTTCCCCAAAGAACAAATATTACTTGTTCTTTTTTTTCGTTAATTTTTTTTATTACTTCATCTGTAAATGTTGTCCAACCTATTTTACTATGTGAATTTGCTTCTCCAGCTCTAACAGTCAAGGTTGCATTTAAAAGAAATATTCCTTGCTCAGACCAACTTTCTAAACATCCATGATTAAATACTTTTCCCTCTTCCTCATTAATTATCTCTTTATAGATATTTCTTAATGATGGTGGTAACGCTATCCCTTTTTTTACTGAAAACGCTAACCCATGAGCTTGGCCTGGTCCATGATATGGATCTTGACCTAAGATAACAATTTTTATATCTTTATATGAAGTTAAACGAAAAGCTGTGAAAATTTCATTATTCGGTGGATAAATAGTTCTTTCTAAATACTCTTTTTTCAAAAACTCTTTCATATTTAAAAAGTAATCTTTTTCAAATTCCTCTTTTAATATTTTATCCCAATCATTTCCTATTCTTAACATTTAACTCTCCTATTTTTTATCTAAAGTTAATGAACCACATTCTTTTATATATTTTTTCATTCCACAAGCAGAACACTGATTTCTACAATCTACAGTTAATGCTTGTTGCTCACTTTTTTGTAGCTCTCTTATATAAAATTCCTTACTAACTCCAGTATCTACTATATCCCAAGGAAGATTCGCTTCTAAATCTCTAGCGCCTAAATAATCTCTTTCAGATATATTTAATTCCTCCATAGCCTCTTTCCAAATGCTAAAGTTATCTTTATAATCATCTAATTTAGCTCCAATTTTAAAAGCTGTTTCTATTAAGTCTCCCGTTCTTTCGTCTCCTCTTGATAAGAATCCTTCTAAATAAGATTTTTTAGGAGGATGCATTCTTAATGTTGCACCTTTCATTCCTCTAAATGCATCTCTTAACATACTTTGTTTTCTTTCAGTTTCTTCTACACTCATTTGCTCATGCCATTGATAAGGAGTATGTGGCTTTGGAACAAAGTTTGATACACTTGCTGTTATATTAACTCTTCTTCTTATTGTTCTACATCTATATGTTACTCTTTTTACTAGTTCATATATTGCCATAACATCTTCATCTGTTTCAAATGGTAATCCTATCATAAAGTAGAACTTTAAATTATCCCATCCTGCTTTTACAGCTGCCTCAGCAGTTTCAATAATCTGTTCCTCTGTTACACCTTTATTAATAACATCTCTCATTTTTTGACTTCCAGCTTCTGGAGCAAATGTAAATCCAGTTCTTTTTCCACCACTTATATTTACAGCTACATCTACAGAGTGTGTATTCATTCTAAGAGATGGTAAAGATATTGCTAAATTTTTATTTTCATATTTTTTTTGTAATCCATTTATAAGAGAAGAAATACCTGTATAGTCACTACTACTTAAAGAAGATAATGATATTTCAGAGTATCCAGTATTAAATAACATATCCTCTATTAATTCCATATTTTTCTCTAAACTTCTCTCTCTAACAGGTCTATAAACATACCCAGCCTGGCAGAATCTACATCCTCTTGTACATCCTCTTTGAATCTCTACTGAAGCTCTATCATGAACAATTTGAATATAAGGCACTAGTTGCTCTGAATAAGATGGTGTATTATCAATATCTTGAACTATAGCTCTTCTAATTCTTTTTATACCCTTATGTAATTTTGGAATATAAACTCCTTCAAAATCTTTTATCGCATCTAATTTCTCTGCTTTTGTTTTTCCTGCTAAAGCAACTAAAGTCTCTGCTAATTTTGTCATAGTTTCCTCTCCATCACCAATAACAAAGAAATCTAGGAATTTCTCCATTGGTGTAGGATTCATCATACAAGTTCCTCCTGCCATAATTAAAGGATACTCTTCTCCTCTTTCATCTGCATGTAAAGGAATTTTTGCTAAATCTAATGCATTTAAAACATTTGGATAGCACATTTCATAAGAAAGAGAAAATCCAACCACATCAAAATCTTTTAATTCAGTCTTTGTCTCTAGAGAAAACATTGGAATATTATTTTCCCTCATTAAAATTTCCATATCTTCCATTGGAGCAAAACCTCTCTCTAAATAGAAGTTATCAACTTTATTCATAATAGCATAAAGCAATTTAATTCCTAAATTTGACATACCAACTTCATAAATATCTGGAAAAAATAAACACATTCTTCCCTTTATTGTATCTAAATCTTTATGAAAACTATTTATCTCATTTCCTAAGTATTGAGCTGGCTTTTCTACCGACATTAAATATTTACCTATATCTACTCTCATATCTCTCCTTTTATTCATCATCAAATTCTTGAAAAAGCTTCATTTTATCTTCTACACTTTTTTTATGATGATCTCTACATAATATTGCTAAATCTATATTTATCTCCTTTAATCTCTCAAAAGCATTTTCAGGATGTTTTTCTAATTTTTTATCTCCTATTAAAACTTTTTTAACTCTTCTGAAAAGAGTTACATTTCCTTTACCACAATCATGAAGTAAAGCTAATTTTAAATAGTTTTTATTATCCTTTAAAATTCCATTTTCTTTACATTTTTTATAAATCAAAAAGGAATGTAATTTATCATAATCTCCCATTTCAGAAAAAATTTCAAATTCTTTTTGTGATAATATATTTTTTATTTCATTCTCATTATTCTTATCGAATTTTAAAAATAAACATCTATATCCTTGCTTTAATCTAGAAAACATTTTAAATCTCCCTTATTACAATATTTCCAAATTCTTTTCTTAAGGATTTTATATTTGAAGCATTTTTTCCTATAACTTTTCCTTTATTTTCTTTTTTTACATAAAAAATAGATATTTCTCCATCTAAAGTTTTCTCAATTTTTTCAACTCCAGAAACATTTATATCTGTATTTAAAATAATTATTTTATTTTTTAATTCATCTTTCAAATAAACATTTTCTAATGTTAAATATTTTCCTGGAAAAGTTTCTATTTCTCCTGTTAAGATATATCCTGCCATATTTCTTACTTGTTTTGGCATAAATGA is part of the Candidatus Cetobacterium colombiensis genome and encodes:
- the ung gene encoding uracil-DNA glycosylase — its product is MLRIGNDWDKILKEEFEKDYFLNMKEFLKKEYLERTIYPPNNEIFTAFRLTSYKDIKIVILGQDPYHGPGQAHGLAFSVKKGIALPPSLRNIYKEIINEEEGKVFNHGCLESWSEQGIFLLNATLTVRAGEANSHSKIGWTTFTDEVIKKINEKKEQVIFVLWGNNAKAKKKFITNPNHIVIEGVHPSPLSASRGFFGCNHFKMINEILMKKNEEPIHWDIV
- a CDS encoding TIGR03960 family B12-binding radical SAM protein; the protein is MRVDIGKYLMSVEKPAQYLGNEINSFHKDLDTIKGRMCLFFPDIYEVGMSNLGIKLLYAIMNKVDNFYLERGFAPMEDMEILMRENNIPMFSLETKTELKDFDVVGFSLSYEMCYPNVLNALDLAKIPLHADERGEEYPLIMAGGTCMMNPTPMEKFLDFFVIGDGEETMTKLAETLVALAGKTKAEKLDAIKDFEGVYIPKLHKGIKRIRRAIVQDIDNTPSYSEQLVPYIQIVHDRASVEIQRGCTRGCRFCQAGYVYRPVRERSLEKNMELIEDMLFNTGYSEISLSSLSSSDYTGISSLINGLQKKYENKNLAISLPSLRMNTHSVDVAVNISGGKRTGFTFAPEAGSQKMRDVINKGVTEEQIIETAEAAVKAGWDNLKFYFMIGLPFETDEDVMAIYELVKRVTYRCRTIRRRVNITASVSNFVPKPHTPYQWHEQMSVEETERKQSMLRDAFRGMKGATLRMHPPKKSYLEGFLSRGDERTGDLIETAFKIGAKLDDYKDNFSIWKEAMEELNISERDYLGARDLEANLPWDIVDTGVSKEFYIRELQKSEQQALTVDCRNQCSACGMKKYIKECGSLTLDKK
- a CDS encoding phosphohydrolase, which produces MFSRLKQGYRCLFLKFDKNNENEIKNILSQKEFEIFSEMGDYDKLHSFLIYKKCKENGILKDNKNYLKLALLHDCGKGNVTLFRRVKKVLIGDKKLEKHPENAFERLKEINIDLAILCRDHHKKSVEDKMKLFQEFDDE